Proteins from a genomic interval of Pseudomonas anuradhapurensis:
- a CDS encoding DUF3015 domain-containing protein, which translates to MKRILLGTLFTVVSLNAMAEAPGGPNCGWGNMLFEGQRGTPAHFLASTTNGTSGNATFGMTSGTNGCSTKASLTYGGKSWFAMNGMMNELSEDMALGQGEALTTYAVVLGVAPEDRGYFAAVTHQHFNQIFSSADVTAETVHSNTLAVLKNDPRLAKYATEA; encoded by the coding sequence ATGAAACGGATTCTTCTGGGTACTCTGTTCACCGTAGTTTCTCTCAACGCCATGGCCGAAGCGCCAGGTGGCCCGAACTGCGGCTGGGGCAACATGCTGTTCGAAGGCCAGCGCGGCACTCCGGCACACTTCCTGGCTTCTACCACCAACGGCACCTCCGGTAACGCTACCTTCGGCATGACGTCCGGCACCAACGGTTGCTCGACCAAGGCTTCGCTGACCTACGGCGGCAAGTCCTGGTTCGCCATGAACGGCATGATGAACGAGCTGTCCGAAGACATGGCCCTGGGCCAGGGCGAAGCACTGACCACCTATGCCGTGGTACTCGGCGTAGCGCCGGAAGACCGCGGCTACTTCGCAGCAGTCACCCACCAGCACTTCAACCAGATCTTCAGCAGTGCCGACGTCACTGCCGAAACGGTCCACAGCAACACCCTGGCCGTTCTGAAGAACGATCCACGCCTGGCCAAATACGCTACCGAGGCCTAA
- a CDS encoding Lon protease family protein — translation MPDPVAARLRLAPEALTRRFSPEQFAFTNTDDLEPFRGVLGQERAVEALQFGVAMPRPGYNVYVMGEPGTGRFSFVKRYLKAEGKRQQTPADWVYVNHFDDTREPRALELPSGSAGAFIADMNGLIDNLLATFPAVFEHPSYQQKKGAIDRAFNQRYDRALDVIERASLEKDVALYRDASNVAFTPMADGKALDEAEFAQLPEEVREQFHEDIALLEERLNEELASLPQWKRESNNQLRQLNEETITLALQPLLAPLSEKYAENAAVCAYLQSVQLNLLRTVVEQLVDDSKSDAAARKLLEEQYAPSLVVGHHADGGAPVVFEPHPTYDNLFGRIEYSTDQGALYTSYRQLRPGALHRANGGFLILEAEKMLGEPFVWDALKRALQSRKLKMESPLGELGRVATVSLTPQVIPLNVKLIIIGSRQLYYALQDHDPDFQEMFRVLVDFDEDMPMVDENLEQFAQLLRTRTNEEGMAPLTSDAVARLATYSARLAENQSRLSARIGDLFQLVSEADFIRQLASDEMTDAGHIERALKAKATRTGRVSQRVLDDMLAGIILIDTEGAAIGKCNGLTVLEVGDSAFGMPARISATVYPGGSGIVDIEREVNLGQPIHSKGVMILTGYLGSRYAQEFPLAISASIALEQSYGYVDGDSASLGEACTLISALSRTPLKQCFAITGSINQFGEVQAVGGVNEKIEGFFRLCEARGLTGEQGVIIPRANVATLMLDERVLQAVENGMFHVYAVSQADEALSLLVGEEAGVLDDKGQFTEGSVNARVVERLREIAEMIGEEEIEKAEKERLEEVIAQAKPA, via the coding sequence ATGCCCGATCCTGTCGCTGCGCGCCTGCGTCTCGCGCCTGAAGCCCTGACCCGGCGTTTCTCCCCCGAGCAGTTTGCCTTTACCAACACCGACGATCTGGAGCCGTTTCGCGGAGTCCTGGGCCAGGAACGTGCTGTCGAGGCCCTGCAGTTCGGCGTGGCCATGCCGCGCCCCGGTTACAACGTGTATGTGATGGGCGAGCCCGGCACCGGCCGTTTCTCGTTCGTCAAGCGCTACCTCAAGGCCGAGGGCAAGCGCCAGCAGACCCCGGCCGACTGGGTCTACGTCAATCACTTCGATGACACCCGCGAACCGCGCGCGCTGGAATTGCCCTCCGGCAGCGCCGGGGCGTTCATTGCCGACATGAACGGGTTGATCGACAACCTGTTGGCGACCTTCCCGGCGGTGTTCGAGCACCCGTCCTACCAGCAGAAGAAAGGCGCCATCGACCGTGCCTTCAACCAGCGCTACGACCGCGCCCTGGATGTGATCGAGCGTGCCTCGCTGGAAAAGGACGTGGCCCTGTACCGCGATGCCAGCAATGTCGCCTTCACCCCGATGGCCGACGGCAAGGCCCTGGATGAAGCCGAATTCGCCCAGCTGCCGGAAGAAGTACGCGAGCAGTTTCACGAAGATATCGCCCTGCTCGAGGAGCGCCTGAACGAAGAACTGGCCAGCCTGCCGCAATGGAAGCGCGAGTCGAACAACCAGCTGCGCCAGCTCAACGAAGAAACCATCACCCTGGCCCTGCAGCCGTTGCTGGCGCCGTTGTCGGAAAAATACGCGGAAAACGCGGCGGTCTGTGCCTACCTGCAGTCGGTGCAGTTGAACCTGCTGCGGACCGTGGTCGAGCAACTGGTCGACGACAGCAAGAGTGACGCCGCCGCGCGCAAGCTGCTCGAAGAGCAGTATGCTCCCAGCCTGGTGGTCGGCCACCACGCCGACGGCGGTGCGCCGGTGGTGTTCGAGCCCCACCCGACCTACGACAACCTGTTCGGCCGCATCGAGTACAGCACCGACCAGGGCGCCCTGTATACCTCGTACCGCCAGCTGCGCCCGGGCGCACTGCATCGCGCCAACGGGGGGTTCCTGATCCTCGAAGCCGAGAAGATGCTCGGCGAGCCGTTCGTCTGGGACGCACTCAAGCGTGCCCTGCAGTCGCGCAAGCTGAAGATGGAGTCGCCGTTGGGCGAGCTGGGCCGCGTGGCCACCGTCAGCCTGACGCCGCAGGTGATCCCGCTGAACGTCAAGCTGATCATCATCGGTTCGCGCCAGCTGTACTACGCGCTGCAAGACCACGACCCGGACTTCCAGGAGATGTTCCGCGTGCTGGTCGACTTCGACGAAGACATGCCCATGGTCGACGAGAACCTGGAGCAGTTCGCCCAGTTGCTGCGCACCCGCACCAACGAAGAGGGCATGGCGCCGCTGACCAGTGATGCGGTGGCGCGCCTGGCCACCTACAGCGCCCGCCTGGCAGAGAACCAGTCGCGCTTGTCGGCGCGTATCGGCGACCTGTTCCAGCTGGTCAGCGAAGCCGATTTCATTCGCCAGCTGGCCAGTGACGAAATGACCGACGCCGGCCATATCGAACGCGCGCTCAAGGCCAAGGCCACCCGTACCGGGCGTGTTTCGCAGCGGGTGCTGGACGACATGCTGGCCGGCATCATCCTGATCGACACCGAAGGCGCGGCCATCGGCAAGTGCAACGGCCTGACCGTGCTGGAAGTGGGCGACTCGGCGTTCGGCATGCCGGCGCGTATCTCCGCCACCGTGTACCCGGGCGGCAGCGGCATCGTCGACATCGAGCGCGAGGTCAACCTCGGCCAGCCAATCCACTCCAAGGGCGTGATGATCCTTACCGGTTACCTGGGCAGCCGTTATGCCCAGGAATTCCCGCTGGCGATCTCGGCGAGCATTGCCCTGGAACAATCCTACGGCTACGTCGACGGTGACAGCGCCTCGCTGGGCGAGGCCTGCACGCTGATCTCGGCCTTGTCGCGCACGCCGCTCAAGCAGTGCTTCGCCATCACTGGCTCGATCAACCAGTTTGGTGAAGTGCAGGCGGTGGGTGGGGTCAACGAGAAGATCGAAGGTTTCTTCCGTTTGTGCGAGGCACGTGGCCTGACCGGCGAACAGGGGGTGATCATCCCGCGGGCCAACGTCGCCACGCTGATGCTCGACGAGCGCGTGCTGCAGGCGGTGGAGAACGGCATGTTCCACGTCTATGCGGTCAGCCAGGCCGACGAGGCGCTGAGCCTGCTGGTGGGCGAGGAGGCCGGCGTGCTGGATGACAAGGGCCAGTTCACCGAAGGCAGCGTCAATGCTCGCGTAGTAGAGCGCCTGCGCGAGATCGCCGAGATGATCGGCGAGGAAGAAATCGAGAAGGCGGAGAAAGAGCGTCTGGAAGAGGTGATTGCCCAGGCCAAGCCGGCCTGA
- a CDS encoding TIGR00645 family protein yields the protein MERILENAMYASRWLLAPIYFGLSLGLLALALKFFQEVIHVLPNVFALSEADLILVILSLIDMSLVGGLLVMVMISGYENFVSQLDIDESKEKLNWLGKMDSSSLKMKVAASIVAISSIHLLRVFMDAQNISTDYLMWYVIIHMTFVVSAFCMGYLDKLTKH from the coding sequence ATGGAACGTATCCTCGAAAACGCGATGTATGCCTCGCGCTGGCTGCTCGCACCGATCTACTTCGGTCTGTCCCTTGGCCTGCTGGCCCTGGCGCTGAAATTCTTCCAGGAAGTGATCCACGTCCTGCCCAATGTCTTCGCCCTGAGTGAAGCCGACCTGATCCTGGTGATCCTGTCGTTGATCGACATGTCGCTGGTCGGTGGGCTGCTGGTGATGGTGATGATCTCTGGCTATGAGAACTTCGTCTCGCAACTGGATATCGACGAAAGCAAGGAAAAGCTCAACTGGCTGGGCAAGATGGATTCTTCGTCGCTGAAGATGAAAGTCGCGGCGTCGATCGTGGCCATTTCGTCCATTCACCTGCTGCGAGTGTTCATGGATGCGCAGAACATCTCCACCGACTACCTGATGTGGTACGTGATCATCCACATGACCTTCGTGGTCTCGGCGTTCTGCATGGGCTACCTGGACAAGCTCACCAAGCACTGA
- a CDS encoding DUF6482 family protein, whose translation MNLHQLNTEARSGHVDELNLIAIEGGDYLLEARVKGHAHPLSDARGQRLRVHSVEDARKLLQTIPMVSMNLVHWSVQDEMCGMGTHPEEDLKVPISQRSAW comes from the coding sequence ATGAACCTGCATCAGCTCAACACCGAGGCCAGGTCTGGCCATGTCGACGAACTGAACCTGATCGCCATCGAAGGCGGTGACTACCTGCTCGAGGCCCGGGTCAAGGGCCACGCCCATCCGCTGTCCGACGCCCGTGGGCAACGCCTGCGCGTGCACTCGGTAGAGGATGCGCGCAAGCTGCTGCAAACCATCCCCATGGTTTCGATGAACCTGGTGCACTGGTCGGTGCAGGATGAAATGTGTGGCATGGGCACGCACCCGGAAGAAGACTTGAAGGTGCCGATTTCCCAGCGCTCGGCCTGGTAG
- a CDS encoding FKBP-type peptidyl-prolyl cis-trans isomerase has translation MSELNLSTDETRVSYGIGRQLGGQLRDNPPPGVSLEAILAGLTDAFNGADSRVSEADLSASFKVIREVMQAEAAAKAEAAAAAGKEFLAENAKREGITTLASGLQFEVLTAGEGAKPTRESNVRTHYHGTLIDGTVFDSSYDRGQPAEFPVGGVIAGWTEALQLMNAGSKWRLYVPSELAYGAQGVGSIPPHSVLVFDVELLDVL, from the coding sequence ATGTCCGAACTCAACCTGTCCACCGACGAAACTCGCGTCAGCTACGGCATCGGCCGTCAGCTGGGCGGCCAGCTGCGTGACAACCCGCCACCAGGCGTGAGCCTGGAAGCCATCCTCGCCGGCCTGACCGACGCCTTCAACGGTGCCGACAGCCGCGTCAGCGAAGCCGACCTGTCGGCCAGCTTCAAGGTCATCCGCGAAGTGATGCAAGCCGAAGCGGCCGCCAAGGCTGAAGCTGCTGCTGCCGCTGGCAAGGAATTCCTGGCTGAAAACGCCAAGCGCGAAGGCATCACCACCCTGGCCTCGGGCCTGCAGTTCGAAGTGCTGACCGCAGGTGAAGGCGCCAAGCCGACCCGCGAAAGCAACGTTCGCACCCACTACCACGGCACCCTGATCGACGGCACTGTGTTCGACAGCTCCTACGATCGTGGCCAGCCGGCCGAATTCCCGGTGGGTGGCGTGATCGCTGGCTGGACCGAAGCCCTGCAACTGATGAACGCCGGCAGCAAATGGCGCCTGTACGTACCGAGCGAGCTGGCTTACGGCGCCCAGGGCGTTGGCAGCATCCCGCCGCACAGCGTGCTGGTGTTCGACGTCGAGCTGCTCGACGTTCTGTAA
- a CDS encoding zinc ribbon domain-containing protein YjdM, with protein sequence MSTLPPCPKCNSEYTYEDGTQLICPECAHEWSASGDAEAASDEVVKKDSVGNILQDGDTVTVIKDLKVKGSSLVVKVGTKVKNIRLCDGDHDIDCKIDGIGAMKLKSEFVRKV encoded by the coding sequence GTGAGCACTCTGCCACCCTGCCCAAAATGCAACTCCGAATACACCTACGAGGATGGCACTCAGCTGATCTGCCCTGAATGCGCCCACGAATGGTCGGCCAGCGGCGATGCCGAGGCAGCCAGCGACGAGGTGGTGAAGAAGGACTCGGTCGGCAACATCCTGCAGGACGGCGATACCGTCACCGTGATCAAGGACCTCAAGGTCAAGGGTTCGTCCCTGGTGGTCAAGGTCGGTACCAAGGTCAAGAACATCCGCCTGTGCGATGGCGACCACGACATCGACTGCAAGATCGACGGCATCGGCGCCATGAAGCTGAAGTCCGAGTTCGTGCGTAAAGTCTGA
- a CDS encoding polyprenyl synthetase family protein, with amino-acid sequence MQPQSFYRAVADDFSAVDEIIKKQLTSRVPLVSKIGDYITSAGGKRLRPLLVLLCGKALGREGDDLRLLAATIEFLHTATLLHDDVVDMSGMRRGRSTANALWGNAPSVLVGDFLYSRSFEMMVELGSMPVMQILSKATRVIAEGEVLQLSRVRDASTTEEVYMEVIRGKTAMLFEASTHSAAALADASDEQREALRTFGDHLGVAFQLVDDLLDYKGDSQTLGKNVGDDLAEGKPTLPLIYTMREGTAEQAALVRQAIQKGGLEDLEQIRVAVEASGALNYTAELARDYVKRAIACLEVLPASEYRDALVELSEFAVARTH; translated from the coding sequence ATGCAACCCCAATCCTTCTACCGAGCGGTGGCTGATGATTTCAGCGCCGTCGACGAGATCATCAAGAAGCAGCTGACCTCGCGCGTGCCGCTGGTATCGAAGATCGGCGACTATATCACGTCGGCCGGCGGCAAGCGCCTGCGTCCGCTGCTGGTCCTGCTGTGCGGCAAGGCCCTGGGCCGCGAAGGCGACGACCTGCGCCTGCTGGCCGCCACCATCGAGTTCCTGCACACCGCCACCCTGCTGCACGACGACGTGGTCGACATGTCCGGCATGCGCCGTGGCCGCTCCACCGCCAATGCCCTGTGGGGCAACGCGCCGAGCGTGCTGGTGGGCGACTTCCTCTATTCGCGCTCGTTCGAGATGATGGTCGAACTCGGTTCGATGCCGGTCATGCAGATCCTGTCCAAGGCCACCCGGGTGATTGCCGAGGGCGAAGTGCTGCAGCTGTCGCGGGTACGCGATGCCAGCACCACCGAGGAAGTCTACATGGAGGTGATTCGCGGCAAGACCGCGATGCTGTTCGAGGCCTCGACCCACAGCGCCGCCGCGCTGGCGGATGCCAGCGACGAGCAGCGCGAAGCCCTGCGCACCTTCGGCGATCACCTGGGCGTGGCCTTCCAGCTGGTCGACGACCTGCTGGATTACAAGGGCGACTCGCAGACCCTGGGCAAGAACGTCGGCGACGACCTGGCCGAAGGCAAGCCTACCCTGCCGCTGATCTACACCATGCGCGAAGGCACCGCCGAACAGGCTGCGCTGGTGCGCCAGGCGATCCAGAAGGGTGGCCTGGAAGACCTCGAGCAGATTCGCGTGGCGGTCGAGGCATCCGGTGCGCTGAACTACACCGCCGAGCTGGCACGTGACTATGTGAAGCGCGCCATCGCATGCCTCGAGGTGCTGCCGGCCAGCGAGTACCGGGATGCGCTGGTTGAGCTAAGCGAGTTTGCGGTCGCGCGTACTCACTGA
- the rplU gene encoding 50S ribosomal protein L21, with amino-acid sequence MSYAVIVTGGKQYKVAEGEFLKIEKLEVATGESVTFDRVLLVANGEEVTIGAPVVAGAKVVAEVVSQGRHDKVRIIKFRRRKHHMKRMGHRQWFTEIKITGIQA; translated from the coding sequence ATGTCTTACGCAGTAATCGTTACCGGCGGCAAGCAGTACAAAGTCGCTGAAGGTGAATTCCTCAAGATCGAAAAACTGGAAGTCGCCACTGGCGAATCCGTGACCTTCGATCGCGTTCTGCTGGTCGCCAACGGTGAAGAAGTCACCATCGGTGCTCCAGTTGTTGCTGGCGCTAAAGTAGTGGCCGAAGTCGTTTCGCAAGGCCGCCACGACAAGGTTCGCATCATCAAGTTCCGTCGTCGTAAGCACCACATGAAGCGCATGGGCCACCGCCAGTGGTTCACCGAGATCAAAATCACCGGCATCCAGGCTTAA
- the rpmA gene encoding 50S ribosomal protein L27, which translates to MAHKKAGGSTRNGRDSESKRLGVKMYGGQVIKPGNIIVRQRGTEFHAGYGVGMGKDHTLFAKIEGVIKFEKKGEFNRRYVSIVAA; encoded by the coding sequence ATGGCTCACAAGAAGGCTGGTGGTAGTACTCGTAACGGTCGCGACTCAGAATCGAAACGCCTTGGCGTGAAGATGTATGGCGGCCAGGTTATCAAGCCAGGCAACATCATCGTCCGCCAGCGCGGCACCGAATTCCACGCCGGCTACGGTGTTGGTATGGGCAAGGATCACACCCTGTTCGCCAAGATCGAAGGCGTGATCAAGTTCGAGAAGAAAGGCGAGTTCAACCGCCGTTACGTGAGCATCGTCGCAGCTTAA
- the cgtA gene encoding Obg family GTPase CgtA, which translates to MKFVDEVSIRVKAGDGGNGCMSFRREKFIENGGPNGGDGGDGGSVYMVADENLNTLVDYRYTRHHEAQRGANGGSTDCTGKKGDDLFLRVPVGTTVIDASTQEVIGDLVTPGQKLMVAQGGWHGLGNIRFKSSTNRAPRQTTPGKPGEQRDLKMEMKVLADVGLLGLPNAGKSTFIRSVSAAKPKVADYPFTTLVPNLGVVSVDRWKSFVIADIPGLIEGASEGAGLGIRFLKHLARTRVLLHLVDLAPLDGSSPADAAEVIINELTQFSPSLAERERWLVLNKADMVMDDERDERVKEVVERLQWEGPVYVISAIAKQGTEKLSHDLMRYLEDRADRLANDPAYAEELADLDQRIEDEARAQLQALDDARTLRRTGVKSVHDIGDDDGWDDDFEDDEDGPEIIYVRD; encoded by the coding sequence ATGAAGTTTGTTGACGAAGTATCCATTCGGGTCAAGGCCGGTGACGGTGGCAACGGTTGCATGAGCTTCCGTCGCGAGAAATTCATCGAGAACGGTGGTCCCAACGGCGGTGACGGTGGCGACGGCGGCTCGGTGTACATGGTCGCCGACGAAAACCTCAACACTCTGGTCGACTATCGCTACACCCGTCACCACGAGGCCCAGCGTGGCGCCAACGGTGGCAGTACCGATTGCACCGGCAAGAAAGGCGACGACCTGTTCCTGCGCGTACCGGTCGGCACCACCGTGATCGACGCTTCCACCCAGGAAGTGATCGGTGACCTGGTTACCCCGGGGCAGAAGCTGATGGTCGCCCAGGGCGGCTGGCACGGCCTGGGCAACATCCGTTTCAAGTCCAGCACCAACCGTGCCCCGCGCCAGACCACCCCGGGCAAGCCGGGTGAGCAGCGCGACCTGAAGATGGAAATGAAAGTGCTGGCCGACGTCGGCCTGCTGGGCTTGCCGAACGCCGGCAAGAGCACCTTCATCCGCTCGGTTTCGGCAGCCAAGCCGAAAGTGGCCGACTACCCGTTCACCACCCTGGTGCCGAACCTGGGCGTGGTCAGCGTCGACCGTTGGAAGAGCTTCGTCATCGCCGACATTCCCGGCCTGATCGAGGGCGCTTCCGAAGGTGCCGGTCTGGGTATCCGCTTCCTCAAGCACCTGGCGCGTACCCGCGTGCTGCTGCACCTGGTGGACCTGGCGCCGCTGGACGGCAGCAGCCCGGCCGATGCTGCCGAAGTGATCATCAACGAGCTGACCCAGTTCAGCCCGTCGCTGGCCGAGCGTGAGCGCTGGCTGGTGCTGAACAAGGCCGACATGGTCATGGATGACGAGCGCGACGAGCGCGTCAAGGAAGTGGTCGAGCGCCTGCAGTGGGAAGGCCCGGTCTACGTGATTTCGGCCATCGCCAAGCAGGGCACCGAGAAGCTCAGCCACGACCTGATGCGCTACCTCGAAGACCGCGCCGACCGCCTGGCCAATGACCCGGCCTACGCCGAAGAGCTGGCCGACCTCGACCAGCGCATCGAAGACGAGGCGCGTGCCCAGCTGCAGGCCCTGGACGACGCTCGTACCCTGCGTCGTACTGGCGTCAAGAGCGTGCATGACATCGGCGACGATGACGGTTGGGACGATGATTTCGAGGACGACGAAGACGGCCCGGAAATCATTTACGTGCGCGACTGA
- the proB gene encoding glutamate 5-kinase → MRSKVTGAKRWVVKIGSALLTADGKGLDRGAMAVWVEQMVALREAGVELVLVSSGAVAAGMSQLGWTSRPSAMNELQAAASIGQMRLVQAWESSFGEHGKHTAQILLTHDDLSDRKRYLNARSTLRTLVDLGVVPVINENDTVVTDEIRFGDNDTLAALVANLVEADLLVILTDRDGMFDADPRNNPEAQLIYEARADDPALDAVAGGTGGALGRGGMQTKLRAARLAARSGAHTIIIGGRIERVLDRLKAGERLGTLLSPERGMLAARKQWLAGHLQTRGTLVLDAGAVQALRQANKSLLPVGVKTVQGSFRRGEMVVCVGPDGHEVARGLANYSALEAQKIIGQPSDAIESILGYIAEPELVHRDNLVLV, encoded by the coding sequence ATGCGAAGCAAGGTGACGGGCGCCAAGCGCTGGGTCGTGAAGATTGGCAGTGCTCTGCTGACCGCCGATGGCAAGGGCCTCGACCGCGGTGCCATGGCCGTTTGGGTCGAGCAGATGGTTGCGCTGCGTGAGGCAGGCGTGGAGTTGGTTCTGGTCTCCTCCGGGGCCGTGGCTGCCGGCATGAGCCAGCTGGGCTGGACTTCGCGACCGAGTGCGATGAACGAGCTGCAGGCGGCCGCCTCGATTGGCCAGATGCGCCTGGTGCAGGCCTGGGAATCGAGCTTCGGCGAGCACGGCAAGCACACTGCGCAGATTCTCCTGACCCATGACGACCTGTCCGACCGCAAGCGCTACCTGAATGCCCGCAGCACCCTGCGTACGCTGGTCGACCTGGGCGTGGTGCCGGTGATCAACGAAAACGACACCGTGGTCACCGACGAGATCCGCTTCGGCGACAACGACACCCTGGCGGCGCTGGTGGCCAACCTGGTCGAGGCCGATTTGCTGGTGATCCTCACCGACCGCGATGGCATGTTCGACGCCGACCCGCGCAACAACCCCGAAGCCCAGCTGATCTACGAAGCCCGCGCTGACGACCCGGCGCTGGATGCCGTGGCCGGCGGTACCGGTGGTGCGCTGGGCCGTGGCGGCATGCAGACCAAGCTGCGCGCCGCACGCCTGGCGGCCCGTTCCGGTGCCCACACCATCATCATCGGCGGTCGCATCGAGCGCGTGCTGGACCGGCTCAAGGCCGGCGAGCGCCTGGGTACCCTGCTGTCGCCAGAGCGCGGCATGCTCGCGGCGCGCAAGCAGTGGCTGGCCGGCCACCTGCAGACCCGTGGCACCCTGGTGCTGGATGCCGGTGCGGTGCAGGCCCTGCGCCAGGCCAACAAGAGCCTGCTGCCGGTTGGCGTGAAGACCGTGCAAGGCAGCTTCCGCCGCGGCGAAATGGTGGTGTGCGTCGGCCCGGACGGCCATGAAGTGGCGCGCGGCCTGGCCAACTACAGCGCCCTGGAGGCGCAGAAGATCATCGGTCAGCCGTCGGATGCCATCGAAAGTATCCTCGGCTACATCGCGGAGCCCGAGTTGGTGCACCGTGACAACCTGGTTCTGGTCTGA
- a CDS encoding CreA family protein, giving the protein MIAVAALALPMLAGAEEIGQVSTVFKFLGPNDRIVVEAFDDPKVEGVTCYLSRAKTGGVKGGLGLAEDRAEASIACRQVGPINFKGELKDGEEVFKERTSLVFKTMQVVRFLDKKRNTLVYLVYSDRMIEGSPQNAVTAIPILPWAH; this is encoded by the coding sequence ATGATTGCCGTGGCAGCACTGGCCTTGCCGATGCTGGCCGGGGCCGAGGAAATCGGCCAGGTGTCCACCGTGTTCAAGTTCCTCGGGCCGAACGACCGGATTGTCGTCGAGGCGTTCGACGACCCCAAGGTCGAGGGCGTGACCTGCTACCTGTCGCGGGCCAAGACCGGCGGCGTGAAGGGTGGGCTGGGGCTGGCGGAAGACCGGGCCGAGGCATCGATTGCCTGCCGTCAGGTGGGGCCGATCAACTTCAAGGGTGAGCTGAAGGATGGCGAGGAGGTGTTCAAGGAACGCACCTCGCTGGTGTTCAAGACCATGCAAGTGGTGCGCTTCCTCGACAAGAAGCGCAATACGCTGGTGTACCTGGTGTACAGCGACCGGATGATCGAAGGCAGCCCGCAGAATGCGGTGACGGCGATACCAATCCTGCCTTGGGCGCATTGA